The Impatiens glandulifera chromosome 3, dImpGla2.1, whole genome shotgun sequence genome contains a region encoding:
- the LOC124929294 gene encoding hsp70-Hsp90 organizing protein 3-like has translation MADEAKAKGNAAFSAGNYTEAISHFTEAITLAPDNHVLYSNRSASYASLGQFAEALTDAKKTVELKPYWSKGYSRLGASYMGLHRNDEAVMSYKKGLDIDPTNEALKSGLSDAESATVRSRGPPPSSSPFGDSFAGPEMWAKLTADPNTRVFMQQPDFVKMMQDIQKNPSNLNLHLMDQRVMKALGVLLNVKISTQNGAEDMDLPDSESLEVNRPELPKKNKEPEPEPEPEPESEELLEAREAKERKAQAQKEKESGNAFYKKKDFDTAIQHYTKALELDDEDISYLTNRAAVYLEMGKYEECIKDCDRAVERGRELRSDYKMVARALTRKGSAMMKTAKCSKDYEPVIETFQKALTEHRNPETLKKLNDAEKAKKELEQEEYLDPNLADEEREKGNEYFKEQKYPDAVKHYTEAIKRNPKDHRAFSNRAASYTKLGAMPEGLKDAEKCIELDPTFAKGYSRKGAVQFFMKEYEKALETYQEGLKYEPNNQELLDGIRRCVGQVNKANRGDFTPEEMKERQAKGMQDPEIQNILQDPVMRQVLVDFQENPKAAQEHMKNPSVMNKVQKLISAGIVQVK, from the exons ATGGCGGACGAAGCAAAAGCCAAAGGCAATGCTGCCTTCTCCGCCGGAAACTATACCGAAGCAATCAGTCACTTCACGGAAGCGATTACCCTTGCTCCTGATAATCATGTCCTTTATTCGAATCGATCGGCATCATACGCTTCCCTAGGTCAATTCGCCGAGGCATTAACCGATGCTAAGAAGACCGTCGAGCTGAAGCCGTATTGGTCTAAAGGCTATTCTCGCCTTGGCGCCTCTTATATGGGTCTCCACCGCAACGATGAGGCTGTTATGTCGTATAAAAAAGGTCTAGACATCGATCCCACCAACGAAGCTCTTAAATCTGGCCTATCCGATGCTGAATCAGCCACCGTTAGGTCTCGTGGTCCACCTCCGTCATCTTCTCCTTTTGGGGATTCTTTCGCTGGGCCAGAGATGTGGGCGAAGCTTACTGCTGATCCCAACACTAGGGTCTTTATGCAACAACCTGATTTCGTTAAGATGATGCAGGATATTCAGAAAAACCCTAGTAATTTGAATCTGCATTTGATGGATCAGAGGGTTATGAAAGCTCTGGGTGTACTATTAAATGTGAAGATCTCAACCCAAAATGGTGCAGAAGATATGGACTTGCCAGATTCCGAGTCGCTTGAAGTAAATAGGCCAGAGCTACCGAAGAAGAATAAAGAACCAGAACCAGAGCCAGAGCCAGAGCCGGAGTCAGAAGAATTGTTGGAGGCGAGAGAAGCCAAGGAGAGGAAAGCACAGGCGCAGAAAGAGAAGGAGTCTGGCAATGCTTTCTACAAGAAGAAGGATTTTGATACGGCAATTCAGCATTATACCAAGGCGCTCGAATTGGACGATGAAGATATTTCTTATCTTACAAACAGAGCAGCTGTATACTTGGAGATGGGCAAGTATGAAGAATGCATAAAGGACTGCGATAGAGCGGTAGAGAGAGGTAGAGAGCTCAGATCAGACTACAAGATGGTTGCAAGGGCTTTAACCCGAAAAGGATCTGCCATGATGAAAACTGCAAAGTGTTCAAAGGATTACGAACCAGTGATAGAGACTTTCCAGAAAGCCCTGACCGAACACCGAAATCCCGAGACTTTAAAGAAGCTGAATGATGCAGAGAAAGCAAAGAAAGAGCTTGAACAAGAAGAGTATCTTGACCCAAACCTTGCCGATGAAGAGCGTGAGAAAG GTAACGAATATTTCAAAGAGCAGAAATACCCAGATGCTGTGAAGCATTATACAGAGGCTATAAAAAGGAATCCCAAGGACCATCGG GCATTTAGCAACAGGGCAGCAAGCTACACAAAACTTGGGGCAATGCCTGAAGGGTTGAAGGACGCAGAGAAATGTATTGAACTTGATCCGACCTTTGCTAAGGGATACAGCAGAAAAGGTGCTGTCCAGTTCTTCATGAAAGAGTACGAGAAAGCTTTGGAGACTTATCAAGAAGGATTAAAATATGAGCCAAATAACCAGGAGTTATTAGATGGCATAAGGAG ATGTGTTGGTCAGGTTAACAAGGCAAACCGTGGAGACTTCACTCCCGAGGAAATGAAGGAGCGACAg GCCAAGGGTATGCAAGATCCAGAGATTCAGAATATTCTCCAAGACCCTGTAATGAGACAg GTATTGGTGGACTTCCAGGAAAA